Within the Fundidesulfovibrio putealis DSM 16056 genome, the region CCAGGGGGGAGATGGGTGCCAGCTCGTCTGCGATGCGCTCCCCCAGCCACTCGGTCTGCATGAAAGCCTGGAAGGCGGCGGTGGTCAGCACGAAGCCGCCGGGCGTGGGCAGGGTGGCGGCGTTTCGCACGCGGGCCAGATTGGCGGCCTTGCCGCCGAGCAGCGTCGCCATGTTGTCTGTTTTGACCAGTGATGGACTCGTCTCGACGGCAACGTCCTGCAACGCGAGCGCCAGCGGCCCGGCCTGCGCCGTCTGCCTCGGCTCCAGCGCCTTAAGCGCCAGCTTCAGCACCCGGTCCAGGGCCGGATACAGCCCCAGGTGATGTTGCCGCGACATCTCGTTCAGCGCCTTGACCATGGCGTGTGTGGCCTCGCCGATGTTCAGGCAGGTGCGCCGCGCGGCGTCGGTGGTGAAGGGCTCGCCGCCGTAGTAGGCCTGCTCGAGCGCGGCCAGCCCGTCCAGCACCGCGTCGTTGTGGGCGAGCATGTCCCGGAAATGACGATACTTGCGGGCGGCCTTGTCCTCTGGGTCCGCCAGCAGGCGGCAGGCGTTCTGCTTCTTGAGGAATCCGAACAGGCTCATGGTGTTCTCCCTGATGCGGTCAGGTTTTCATGCGTCCAGGCCCGGCCCAGACCCAGGCTGCCACGGCCAGCAGCACGGCTGCGCCCGTGGCGAAGGCTCCCGCGCTACCGAAGAGTGCGGCGGCACATCCCGCGACCAGCGGGCCGGTGCTGTGCCCCACGTCCATGATGGACCCCAGGAGCCCCATGGCCCCGCCCCGGTTCTCCCGGCGGCTCAGGTCCGCAACAAAGGCGGACGTGGCCGAGGTGGCCACGGACAAGGCCAGCCCCAGCAGCACGGACAGCGCAAACAGCGACCCAAGCCCCGGCGCGAAGGGGATGGCCGCGCAGGCCCCTGCGGTCAAAGCCGCGCCGCCGAGCATCTGGCCCATGCGTCCGTGGCGGTCGGATAAGCGTCCGAAAAAGGGCTTGGTCAGGGCCACGGTGACCACCTGGGCCGAAAACAGCGCACCGGTCAGCCAGGCCGGGTGTCCCCGTTCCTGCGAGACGATGGGTAAGAACGCCTCGAAGCTGCCGTAGGCGAACAGTATCCCGGCCTCCAGCAGGCATCCGGCCAGGATGCCCCGGCTGGCCAGCAGCTCGCGCAGGCTGTCTCGAAACGGGGGACGGCACTTCTGCGCCCCGCGCTCTTGCCCCTCGAAATTCGGCAGCTTCCAGGCCAGCAGCATCGCACCTATCCCGGCCAGCCCGCACAGGACGTACACGCCGGAATAGCCCATCCACAGGGCCGCGCCGCCAAGCATCGGGGCCACGAAGCGCCCGGCCAGCGTGGCCGAGGAAAACGTGCCCAGCTTCTCGCCGCGCGCCGCGTCGAAGGCGTCGGCCACCGCCGCCTGGGCCACGGGCATGAAGATCCCCGTGGCCAGCCCGTGGTAAAACCGGGCCAGGGCCAGCCCCCACACGCCAGACACCAGCAGGTAGGCGAACGGCGCGCTTGCAAATATCAGCGAGGAGGCCAGCAGCATGCGCCGCCTGCCGAAGCGGTCCGAGCACAGGCCGCCGGGAATGCCCACCAGCACCCCGGCCAGGGGCGAGAGCGCGGACACAAGCCCCACGCCTTCCGGCCCGGCCCCCAGGTGCGCGGCGAACAGCGGCAGCACCGGGTTCTTGGCCATGGTGGTGGACAGGATGGCCAGGAACCCCGCCCCGCACAGCAGCCTAAACGGGGAGGGACGCATTCCCAGCCACCGCGATCAGGCCCTGGATCTCACGGTGGTAGCCGAAGTAGCGGGCCATGGTGACCGCGTTCTTGCCGTATTTCGGGTACTCCCGGAGGATCTCCTCGAAGCGCTCCTCGGCGTCGCGTGCGTCGCGCAGGGGGACCTTGCCTTCGGTGATGATGTCCACCAGCCGGTCGGCGTAGATGATGATGCGCTCCTCCAGGCGGTGCAGGCCGTAATCCTTGACCGGCAGGCCGAACTCGATGGCCTCGGCCTCGGTCAACCCGCCCCGGATGTGCTTCTCCATCACCGCGCACACCTCGGGCGGCAGGCCGAGCTTCGCGCCCATCTCCGCGCCGATCAGCCCATGCTCGATGGCGTGGGTGGCGGCCTTGCCCAGGTCATGGAACAGGGCTCCGCGCCCCACCAGTTCCATGTCCAGCGGGACGTTGACGCGATGGGCGATCTCCAGGGCCAGTTCGGCCACAGCCACGGAATGCTCGATGTCCTCGTCGTTCATGCCCTGGGCGCGCAGGAGCTGTACGTCTGTGGGGTCGATGTCATGAAGCATGGGGTCTCTCCTCGAAGCCTTGGGGCACGTTTTTCAGAAAAACAGGGATGGCCAGGAACAGCACCAAGGCCATCAGGGGAAAACTGATCTGATATCCCATCCATCCCACCAGAAGTCCACCCAGAATGGGGCCTGATGCATGCCCCACGTCGAAAATGGTCCCGAATGCGCCCATGGCCGAGCCAAAATGCCGCTCCCGGCACAGGTCGGCCACCATGGCCGCCGAGGACGACGTCACCAGCGCCTC harbors:
- a CDS encoding HDIG domain-containing metalloprotein, with product MLHDIDPTDVQLLRAQGMNDEDIEHSVAVAELALEIAHRVNVPLDMELVGRGALFHDLGKAATHAIEHGLIGAEMGAKLGLPPEVCAVMEKHIRGGLTEAEAIEFGLPVKDYGLHRLEERIIIYADRLVDIITEGKVPLRDARDAEERFEEILREYPKYGKNAVTMARYFGYHREIQGLIAVAGNASLPV
- a CDS encoding MFS transporter, which encodes MRPSPFRLLCGAGFLAILSTTMAKNPVLPLFAAHLGAGPEGVGLVSALSPLAGVLVGIPGGLCSDRFGRRRMLLASSLIFASAPFAYLLVSGVWGLALARFYHGLATGIFMPVAQAAVADAFDAARGEKLGTFSSATLAGRFVAPMLGGAALWMGYSGVYVLCGLAGIGAMLLAWKLPNFEGQERGAQKCRPPFRDSLRELLASRGILAGCLLEAGILFAYGSFEAFLPIVSQERGHPAWLTGALFSAQVVTVALTKPFFGRLSDRHGRMGQMLGGAALTAGACAAIPFAPGLGSLFALSVLLGLALSVATSATSAFVADLSRRENRGGAMGLLGSIMDVGHSTGPLVAGCAAALFGSAGAFATGAAVLLAVAAWVWAGPGRMKT